A genomic segment from Desulfurispirillum indicum S5 encodes:
- the leuA2 gene encoding 2-isopropylmalate synthase LeuA2, translating into METFPASHTPHSPFFLDVTLRDGNQALPRPWSLKQKQQVFQHLIRLEVPGAEVGFASASAVDFEACCALAQEAPASMVISSLSRARTAEIDASWEAVSHAAQPRVHIVYPVSPSVVNQVLRCTPHEAARAVRQAVRHARRLAGKRGSVQFSGEHFGDCLDDIALALDIFQVAIEEGADVINLPNTVERFRPMVFVEIARQVMEYFRGRSAFAVHCHNDLGMATATTVESYFAGATQLEVSLNGLGERAGNASLYEVVCALENSGVHTGIQRQYIFETAREVAELSAIAVGPKTPIIGSDVFSHRSGIHQDGAIKSRSGRGVYLPFVTGAVGRADGEQLRFTSQSGTAVLQDCLNRAGIHLDAVTLREYYRYLEKRSDAEGEMDERAILRHYRQWCAGSQISPEIPAR; encoded by the coding sequence ATGGAAACGTTTCCTGCCTCACACACGCCCCATTCCCCCTTTTTTCTGGACGTCACCCTGCGCGATGGCAACCAGGCACTGCCACGTCCCTGGAGCCTCAAACAGAAGCAGCAGGTTTTCCAGCATCTGATCCGCCTTGAGGTACCTGGTGCGGAAGTTGGCTTCGCGTCTGCCAGCGCCGTGGACTTTGAAGCCTGCTGCGCCCTGGCCCAGGAAGCTCCGGCCAGCATGGTTATTTCAAGCCTTTCGCGGGCGCGCACTGCCGAAATTGATGCTTCCTGGGAAGCAGTCAGTCATGCGGCGCAGCCGCGGGTGCACATTGTCTACCCCGTCAGCCCCTCCGTGGTGAACCAGGTGCTGCGCTGCACCCCCCATGAAGCTGCCAGGGCAGTTCGCCAGGCGGTCCGTCACGCCCGTCGTCTGGCGGGAAAACGCGGAAGCGTGCAGTTTTCCGGTGAGCACTTCGGCGACTGCCTGGATGATATCGCCCTGGCGCTTGATATCTTTCAGGTCGCCATTGAAGAGGGCGCCGATGTGATCAATCTGCCCAACACGGTGGAGCGTTTCCGCCCCATGGTTTTCGTGGAAATTGCCCGACAGGTGATGGAGTACTTTCGCGGCAGGTCGGCCTTTGCGGTGCACTGCCACAATGACCTGGGAATGGCGACGGCAACGACCGTGGAGAGCTACTTTGCTGGAGCCACCCAACTGGAAGTTTCCCTGAATGGCCTTGGTGAACGCGCTGGCAATGCCAGCCTCTATGAGGTGGTCTGCGCTTTGGAAAACAGCGGGGTGCATACGGGCATCCAGCGCCAGTACATCTTTGAAACGGCCCGGGAGGTTGCCGAACTCAGTGCCATTGCCGTTGGCCCGAAAACGCCGATTATCGGATCCGATGTTTTCAGCCATCGCAGTGGTATTCATCAGGATGGGGCCATAAAAAGTCGCAGCGGGCGGGGCGTCTATCTTCCCTTTGTCACCGGCGCCGTGGGCAGGGCCGATGGAGAGCAGCTGCGCTTTACCAGCCAGTCGGGAACCGCTGTACTGCAGGACTGCCTGAACCGGGCAGGTATTCACCTGGATGCTGTCACCCTGCGCGAATACTACCGCTATCTGGAAAAACGCAGCGACGCCGAAGGTGAGATGGACGAGCGGGCCATTCTGCGACACTATCGGCAGTGGTGCGCAGGCAGCCAGATCAGCCCGGAAATACCGGCGCGATAA
- a CDS encoding GGDEF domain-containing protein, with the protein MLAGFWEECLASIDYAFQPIVNPITGSIFAVEALIRSVGGERTFGPCRSIDDFFDTAFREGVLFSLDVALRRKAIEKYLQIPFHRKIRLFYNYDHRMTKMYNYTPNVMEHMMQEYSLPVGNLCMELTEKHKYDYSNAALALDQAVGNSKERGFLVAIDDFGVGYSSFELMYHADPDFIKIDRFLIADIHRDLKKKSYCSHIISLAHLLGITVIAEGVETEAEYSLCKEMGVDLIQGYLVQYPTSSIEDICLVYENIQALGQKHRRSTSEDMAILSREIYPIRPIRINTSMKELFATFQNNPEESFFPVVDGNDFPLGLIHERTFKKFIYSPYGKEVLSNRFFDQSLRKYLTECPIVDIHLPVEKILAVFVNNTESPGIIVTRDQSYCGFLSASSLLKTLNEKNMAYAREMNPLTKLPGNILINNFINQACEDTGNIYYLIYFDFDNFKPFNDRFGFRQGDRAIILFSELLRKRFISSCYFIGHIGGDDFFLGIQVPEHERAEKDDNFVERKITKTIRKFMDSIEPFYQENELLQGQYSARDREGNLRTFDLLSASAAVIKLPAASRSLAQEDLAEVFARLKKEAKSRPERIAMHVSATAEIIAPVFPG; encoded by the coding sequence ATGCTTGCAGGTTTCTGGGAGGAGTGTCTGGCCTCCATCGACTACGCCTTTCAGCCCATTGTCAATCCCATCACTGGCTCCATCTTCGCCGTTGAGGCTTTGATCCGCAGTGTCGGGGGCGAACGCACCTTCGGTCCCTGCCGCTCCATTGACGATTTCTTCGACACGGCCTTTCGCGAAGGGGTGCTTTTTTCCCTGGATGTGGCCCTGCGTCGCAAGGCCATTGAAAAGTACCTGCAGATCCCTTTTCACCGTAAGATCCGCCTCTTCTATAACTACGACCATCGTATGACCAAGATGTACAACTACACCCCCAATGTCATGGAGCACATGATGCAGGAGTACAGCCTGCCCGTGGGAAATCTGTGTATGGAGCTGACGGAAAAGCACAAGTACGACTACTCCAATGCTGCCCTGGCCCTGGATCAGGCTGTGGGCAACAGCAAGGAGCGGGGGTTCCTGGTAGCCATTGACGATTTCGGGGTCGGGTATTCGTCCTTTGAGCTCATGTACCATGCCGATCCCGATTTCATTAAAATTGACCGCTTCCTCATTGCCGATATTCACCGCGATCTGAAAAAGAAGTCATACTGCTCCCATATTATCAGCCTGGCGCACCTGCTTGGCATCACGGTCATCGCCGAGGGAGTGGAGACCGAAGCGGAATACTCTCTGTGCAAGGAGATGGGGGTGGATCTTATCCAGGGATACCTGGTGCAGTACCCCACCAGCAGCATCGAGGATATCTGCCTGGTGTACGAGAACATCCAGGCCCTTGGCCAGAAGCACCGGCGCAGCACCTCCGAGGATATGGCCATACTTTCGCGGGAGATCTATCCCATACGGCCCATTCGCATCAACACCAGCATGAAAGAGCTCTTCGCCACCTTCCAGAACAATCCCGAGGAGAGCTTCTTTCCGGTCGTGGATGGCAACGACTTTCCCCTTGGCCTGATCCACGAACGCACCTTCAAGAAATTCATCTACTCGCCCTATGGCAAAGAGGTTCTGAGCAACCGTTTTTTCGACCAGTCCCTGCGCAAGTACCTCACCGAGTGCCCCATTGTGGATATTCATCTGCCGGTGGAGAAGATTCTGGCCGTGTTCGTCAACAACACGGAATCGCCGGGAATCATTGTGACTCGCGACCAGTCCTACTGCGGTTTCCTGTCGGCTTCCAGCCTGCTGAAAACCCTGAACGAAAAGAACATGGCCTACGCTCGGGAGATGAATCCCCTGACCAAACTGCCCGGCAATATCCTCATCAACAATTTCATCAACCAGGCCTGCGAGGACACCGGAAATATCTACTACCTGATCTATTTTGACTTTGACAACTTCAAACCCTTCAACGACCGCTTCGGCTTCCGTCAGGGCGATCGCGCCATCATTCTCTTCTCGGAACTGCTGCGCAAGCGTTTTATCAGCTCCTGCTACTTTATCGGGCACATTGGCGGCGACGACTTTTTCCTGGGAATTCAGGTTCCAGAGCACGAAAGGGCGGAAAAAGATGACAACTTTGTGGAGCGCAAAATCACCAAAACCATCCGCAAGTTCATGGACTCCATTGAGCCTTTTTACCAGGAAAACGAGTTGCTGCAGGGCCAGTACAGCGCCCGCGATCGAGAGGGAAACCTGCGCACCTTCGACCTGCTCAGCGCCAGTGCTGCTGTCATAAAACTTCCCGCCGCTTCTCGTTCTCTGGCACAGGAGGATCTGGCGGAAGTCTTCGCGCGACTGAAAAAAGAGGCCAAATCCCGTCCCGAGCGCATTGCCATGCACGTATCTGCAACTGCTGAAATTATCGCGCCGGTATTTCCGGGCTGA
- a CDS encoding multiheme c-type cytochrome: MRKHWFIALLLVLFSVTAASAKDYMTWKTEGFVGADGCKMCHAGVHNDWSSSWHTMKTEWGPAYPDIYYKQDKDRYPWGSEKIYPWIKRDWDKLDTYMILDRKDANTNYVSTTKVKYEEVELVVGSQRKQRYAVYYDGSPDKAWLAHTKDGGISWTLDKSTVVDYPGNKDRAGYKFLFIEVRPKDGDINKNNYGTWRSWQEQCIACHTTGFDADAWYDAKEAFKKGQRNHLRDVFSVDISVSCEACHGGGAEHARMPSKSNIINPAKLTDPSERMVTCNRCHTRAQTNTMHGKGSNDNRGFVLGEHSYEDVMQYTRPAWGKGNRQVSVDGKGRRDHQQDMDLMLSATIKGDHSTHAQMACFDCHTVHNVGNNPESPWLFDKSPVETCAKCHLGQAEKVLRAFDGRTGWPRYGYGNWDNEGGRVANKQHIFNLDEEGRSFGLSPDQYHWALKKGGDAKKAADWESIWPWEKAAMEKDGRTTFVGADPTKR; the protein is encoded by the coding sequence ATGCGAAAACACTGGTTTATCGCCTTGCTGCTGGTGCTGTTCAGCGTGACAGCAGCCTCGGCCAAAGACTACATGACCTGGAAAACCGAAGGCTTCGTGGGAGCCGACGGTTGTAAAATGTGCCATGCCGGCGTTCACAACGACTGGTCCAGCAGCTGGCACACCATGAAGACCGAGTGGGGCCCTGCCTACCCCGACATCTACTACAAGCAGGACAAGGATCGTTATCCCTGGGGCAGCGAAAAGATCTACCCCTGGATCAAGCGCGACTGGGACAAACTTGACACGTACATGATCCTGGACCGCAAGGACGCCAACACCAACTACGTCTCCACCACCAAGGTGAAATACGAAGAAGTAGAACTGGTTGTTGGCAGCCAGCGCAAGCAGCGCTATGCGGTATACTACGATGGCTCACCTGACAAGGCGTGGCTGGCCCACACCAAGGATGGTGGCATCTCCTGGACCCTCGACAAGTCCACAGTCGTTGACTACCCCGGCAACAAGGATCGCGCCGGCTACAAGTTCCTCTTCATTGAAGTGCGTCCCAAAGACGGCGACATCAACAAAAACAACTACGGCACCTGGCGCTCCTGGCAGGAGCAGTGCATCGCCTGCCACACCACTGGATTCGATGCTGACGCTTGGTATGATGCAAAAGAGGCCTTCAAGAAAGGGCAGCGCAATCATCTGCGCGATGTCTTCTCGGTAGACATCAGTGTCTCCTGTGAAGCCTGCCATGGTGGCGGTGCCGAGCACGCCAGAATGCCTTCCAAGTCCAACATCATCAACCCCGCCAAGCTGACCGATCCATCGGAGCGCATGGTCACCTGTAACCGCTGCCACACCCGTGCCCAGACCAACACCATGCACGGAAAGGGTTCCAACGATAACCGTGGCTTCGTACTGGGCGAGCATTCCTATGAAGACGTCATGCAGTACACCCGCCCCGCCTGGGGGAAAGGGAACCGTCAGGTTTCTGTCGATGGCAAAGGCCGCCGTGACCACCAGCAGGATATGGACCTGATGCTGAGCGCCACCATCAAGGGTGATCACAGCACCCATGCCCAGATGGCTTGCTTCGACTGCCACACCGTCCACAATGTGGGCAATAACCCCGAAAGCCCATGGCTCTTTGACAAGTCTCCCGTGGAAACCTGCGCCAAGTGTCACCTGGGTCAGGCCGAAAAAGTGCTGCGCGCCTTTGATGGCCGCACCGGCTGGCCCCGCTACGGCTATGGTAACTGGGACAATGAGGGTGGCCGCGTCGCGAACAAGCAGCACATCTTCAACCTGGATGAAGAAGGCCGCTCCTTCGGCCTCTCCCCCGATCAGTACCACTGGGCTCTGAAAAAGGGTGGCGACGCCAAGAAAGCTGCTGACTGGGAGTCCATCTGGCCCTGGGAAAAGGCGGCCATGGAAAAAGATGGTCGCACCACCTTCGTGGGAGCTGATCCGACCAAACGCTGA
- a CDS encoding sigma-54-dependent transcriptional regulator — MTQILIVDDDQAMCRLLKRLLQKAGMDVVCKSDPHEAVDVLSRQEFDLVLSDFYMPQLTGEDILHHVKNLQPATDVIIMTAFASIEHAVNAMRSGAYDYIVKPFQNDDVLHAVGRVLEKRRLERENTLLRSQLVRTSSFHHMVGKSVAMERLFTLIQKVSQSDATVNLQGESGTGKELVARAIHQCGPRSSKPFVAVNCSALPDTLLESELFGHARGAFTGAAEARQGLFQHADGGTLFLDEIADTSPAVQAKLLRVLQEKKVRRLGDNMEKGVDVRVITATSRDLNHLMEQEAFREDLFYRINVFPIAVPPLRERREDIPMLAEHFLQGRKRLETRTMDILCAYHWPGNIRELENLMERLCVFIEAEHIFPDDLPAEIHGFSRLPMDTQLPYNEAKEQALREFHHEYLGSILSRAGGNITQAARTLNLDRANLQRLLRRYTIDPDTYRS, encoded by the coding sequence ATGACACAGATCCTGATTGTTGACGATGACCAGGCCATGTGCCGTCTCCTCAAGCGCCTCCTGCAGAAGGCAGGCATGGACGTTGTCTGTAAAAGTGACCCCCATGAAGCGGTAGACGTTCTCTCCCGCCAGGAGTTCGACCTGGTGCTCTCCGATTTCTATATGCCACAGCTGACAGGCGAGGATATTCTCCACCACGTCAAAAACCTCCAGCCTGCCACCGACGTCATCATCATGACCGCGTTTGCCTCCATTGAGCATGCCGTGAATGCCATGCGCAGCGGAGCCTATGACTACATTGTCAAGCCCTTCCAGAATGACGACGTGCTCCACGCCGTCGGACGCGTGCTGGAAAAGCGCAGGCTGGAGCGGGAGAACACCCTCCTGCGCAGTCAACTGGTCAGGACCAGCAGCTTCCACCATATGGTGGGAAAGTCCGTAGCCATGGAGCGCCTGTTTACCCTGATCCAGAAGGTCTCCCAAAGTGACGCCACCGTTAACCTGCAAGGAGAGAGTGGCACCGGCAAGGAACTGGTGGCCAGGGCTATCCACCAGTGTGGGCCACGCAGCTCCAAGCCCTTTGTGGCCGTTAACTGCAGCGCCCTGCCCGACACCCTGCTGGAAAGTGAACTCTTCGGCCACGCCCGGGGGGCCTTCACCGGTGCTGCAGAGGCGCGCCAGGGGCTTTTTCAGCATGCCGATGGCGGTACCCTCTTCCTGGACGAAATCGCCGACACCAGTCCCGCCGTCCAGGCCAAGCTGCTGCGGGTACTGCAGGAGAAAAAAGTGCGACGGCTTGGAGACAACATGGAGAAGGGTGTGGACGTGCGGGTTATCACCGCCACCAGCCGTGACCTCAACCACCTGATGGAGCAGGAAGCCTTCCGTGAAGACCTGTTCTACCGCATCAATGTCTTTCCCATCGCCGTCCCACCCCTGCGTGAACGCCGCGAAGATATTCCCATGCTGGCCGAACATTTTCTGCAGGGGCGCAAGCGCCTTGAAACCCGCACCATGGATATCCTGTGTGCCTATCACTGGCCGGGCAATATCCGTGAGCTGGAAAACCTGATGGAAAGGCTGTGTGTCTTCATTGAGGCAGAACATATTTTCCCCGATGACCTCCCAGCGGAAATCCATGGATTCTCCCGGCTACCCATGGATACACAGCTTCCCTATAATGAAGCGAAAGAGCAGGCCCTGCGTGAATTTCACCACGAATACCTGGGCAGCATCCTCAGCCGTGCCGGAGGTAATATCACCCAGGCAGCACGCACCCTGAATCTGGATCGCGCCAATCTGCAGCGTCTGCTGCGCCGCTACACCATTGACCCGGATACCTACCGCTCCTGA
- a CDS encoding sensor histidine kinase, translated as MKKKLFVGLGLAMLLFIMGALMVLRHLETIIVNQGIASEQNVIISIYNEMLYFMRSAQAELYRHQAGYSRNIDDLVTYIESFENNRHILSSQYQNHFGDVTCMQCHPRIEQRLLSVNNIFSDIDELLEEYKRDVSVLITTRDPLQRQIREQMATQNGQIITSALETAHHAAHEMWLEVHSNSNRIIERSRHAILLSIAFTLLFCASIFLVVIRGITRPVQNLIGGIQTISRGDFSQRVEVKTRDEIGIMAEAFNTMAERLDRIHREKDSLLQELQELNENLEHRVEQATAALRETQAQMVRAETLAAVGTLAAGVSHEVSTPLNAITGFCRIMLEEVDESHPLYEDLKVVEQEALRCRRIVQSLLQFARVPSHSTSLACVNELLDETMTLVSYQTATKGITIDRDFSSDLPDVSADPMQLKQVLLNIVLNAIQAMEGRGRLHIRTFTLRDTVMIAITDSGPGIPAEQQQKIFQPFYTTKSGGTGLGLAISYGIIKEYGGDILLESAPGKGTTVTITLPAYQTNEQEHKDDTDPDC; from the coding sequence GTGAAAAAGAAACTCTTTGTCGGCCTGGGCCTGGCCATGCTCCTCTTCATCATGGGAGCGCTCATGGTGCTGCGCCACCTGGAAACCATCATCGTCAACCAGGGTATTGCCAGCGAGCAGAACGTGATCATCAGTATCTACAATGAGATGCTCTATTTCATGCGCAGTGCCCAGGCCGAGCTCTACCGCCATCAAGCCGGGTACAGCCGCAATATCGACGACCTGGTTACCTACATAGAGTCCTTTGAAAACAACCGCCATATCCTCTCCTCTCAATATCAGAACCATTTCGGCGATGTCACCTGCATGCAGTGCCATCCGCGTATTGAGCAGAGGCTGCTCAGTGTCAACAATATCTTCTCCGATATCGATGAACTGCTGGAAGAGTACAAGCGGGATGTCAGCGTCCTCATCACTACCCGCGACCCATTGCAGCGGCAGATCCGCGAACAGATGGCCACCCAGAACGGGCAGATTATCACCAGCGCCCTGGAAACCGCCCACCACGCGGCCCATGAAATGTGGCTGGAAGTTCACAGCAACAGTAATCGCATCATCGAACGCTCACGCCACGCCATCCTGCTCTCCATCGCCTTCACCCTGCTCTTCTGCGCCAGCATCTTTCTGGTGGTCATTCGCGGAATTACCCGCCCGGTACAGAACCTCATCGGAGGTATCCAGACCATTTCCCGGGGCGACTTCTCCCAGCGGGTCGAGGTGAAAACCCGCGATGAAATCGGTATCATGGCCGAAGCCTTCAACACCATGGCTGAGCGTCTGGACAGGATTCACCGCGAAAAAGACAGCCTGCTGCAGGAACTGCAGGAATTGAACGAAAATCTGGAGCACCGGGTGGAACAGGCGACAGCCGCCCTGAGGGAGACCCAGGCCCAGATGGTGCGAGCTGAAACCCTGGCGGCAGTGGGAACCCTGGCAGCCGGAGTCTCCCATGAGGTCAGCACCCCCCTGAACGCTATCACCGGCTTCTGCCGTATCATGCTTGAAGAGGTGGACGAGTCCCACCCCCTCTACGAGGACCTGAAGGTCGTTGAGCAGGAAGCGCTGCGCTGCCGGCGCATTGTCCAGAGCCTGCTGCAGTTCGCGCGCGTTCCCTCCCACAGTACCTCCCTCGCCTGCGTCAACGAGCTGCTGGACGAAACCATGACCCTGGTCTCCTACCAGACGGCCACCAAAGGCATTACCATCGACAGGGACTTTTCCTCCGACCTGCCCGACGTATCGGCAGACCCCATGCAGCTCAAGCAGGTACTCCTCAATATTGTCCTGAATGCCATCCAGGCCATGGAGGGCAGGGGCAGGCTGCACATTCGCACCTTCACCCTCAGGGATACGGTCATGATCGCCATTACCGACAGCGGACCCGGCATTCCCGCCGAGCAGCAGCAAAAAATTTTCCAGCCGTTCTATACCACCAAATCCGGCGGCACCGGCCTTGGACTGGCCATATCCTATGGCATTATCAAGGAGTATGGCGGCGATATTCTCCTCGAAAGCGCGCCAGGCAAGGGAACCACCGTCACCATTACCCTGCCCGCCTATCAGACTAACGAACAGGAGCATAAAGATGACACAGATCCTGATTGTTGA
- a CDS encoding phosphate/phosphite/phosphonate ABC transporter substrate-binding protein, which translates to MGRFPILAVSALLLICGLLSSCERNPSEVNAPSTRIIREETLVIGVLPEKNVFEQRRRYQPLTEYLSDVLHMNVRIKLLDSYGAIARELEEQVIDAAVLGSLNYVLMHERGYVLPVARLVDLTHGADYRSIVFTRHDTGITEDIRSWKDKDIALVHPATLAGALFPRWYLYQSEKIDMSWYFNTVRYMGSHDSVVLAVYNGHAHLGAAKDDVIRAMQSDWPELQEGLLILTISEPVPSNTLSLRSDLADTLLERLQETLVSMHTYQQGITALQQLEASSFVATRDEEFDSLRVMMYELGVDSSHFSFAD; encoded by the coding sequence ATGGGGCGCTTTCCCATCCTGGCGGTGTCTGCGCTTCTGCTGATCTGCGGCCTGCTGAGCTCCTGTGAGCGAAACCCCTCTGAGGTCAATGCTCCCAGTACGCGGATAATACGTGAAGAAACCCTGGTCATCGGCGTCCTGCCGGAGAAGAATGTCTTTGAACAGCGTCGCCGCTACCAGCCCCTCACCGAATATCTTTCCGATGTCCTCCATATGAATGTTCGCATCAAACTGCTGGACAGCTATGGTGCCATTGCCCGCGAACTGGAAGAACAGGTTATTGATGCCGCCGTTCTTGGCAGCCTCAACTATGTGCTGATGCACGAACGAGGATACGTTCTCCCCGTTGCCCGTCTGGTCGACCTGACCCACGGAGCAGACTATCGCAGTATTGTGTTCACCCGCCACGATACCGGCATTACCGAAGATATCCGCAGCTGGAAAGACAAGGACATTGCCCTGGTGCATCCGGCAACCCTGGCGGGTGCACTCTTTCCCCGCTGGTATCTCTATCAGAGTGAAAAAATCGATATGTCCTGGTATTTCAACACGGTTCGCTATATGGGAAGCCATGACAGCGTCGTGCTGGCGGTGTATAACGGGCACGCCCACCTGGGAGCCGCCAAAGATGATGTCATTCGGGCCATGCAGAGCGACTGGCCTGAACTGCAGGAAGGCCTGCTGATATTAACCATATCCGAACCAGTCCCCTCCAATACGCTCTCCCTGCGCAGTGACCTGGCGGACACCCTGCTGGAGCGCCTGCAGGAAACCCTGGTCTCCATGCATACCTATCAGCAGGGAATCACGGCCCTGCAGCAACTGGAGGCATCCTCGTTCGTGGCAACCCGCGACGAGGAATTCGACTCGCTGCGCGTTATGATGTATGAACTGGGAGTCGATTCAAGCCATTTCAGCTTTGCCGATTAG
- a CDS encoding Nif3-like dinuclear metal center hexameric protein — protein MPLSLKSLFSHLESIAPLELAESWDNCGLLIGDDNQRVGTILLALELTPAVLDEATRCGAGLVITHHPVLMKPVKKLLTSPSSETALATEALRRGIQVYCAHTNIDIAWGGLNDYLCQLLHIKVQSPLVMENVDELYKVIVCLPRDEDALESISQAMYKAGAGVLGPFTHRAFISEGRATYKNLDDHRAKMNEECSEFRLEATVHVNDVENVTNAIYMTHPYHTPPIDLIPLKTGRASVGLGRIGSFEQPKTLPELVEQLKKTLGLTHVSVANGGAEQISQVAVVTGSGGSLVKQASKAGADVYITGDLKYHDAIWAIENGLTVIDCGHFGTERIFSDLMEKIICDAFPTVTVVKSSCEANPLQVW, from the coding sequence ATGCCTTTATCGCTGAAAAGCCTGTTTTCGCACCTGGAGTCCATCGCACCCCTTGAGCTGGCCGAAAGCTGGGATAACTGCGGCCTCCTGATTGGCGATGATAACCAGCGCGTCGGCACCATCCTCCTGGCTCTGGAACTGACTCCCGCTGTACTGGATGAGGCGACGCGCTGCGGCGCCGGGCTTGTCATCACCCACCATCCGGTACTGATGAAACCGGTAAAGAAACTCCTGACAAGCCCTTCCTCGGAAACAGCCCTGGCAACCGAAGCGCTGCGCCGCGGCATCCAGGTCTACTGTGCCCACACCAATATCGATATCGCCTGGGGAGGGCTTAATGACTACCTGTGCCAACTGCTGCACATCAAGGTGCAAAGTCCCCTGGTGATGGAAAACGTCGACGAACTCTATAAGGTGATCGTCTGCCTGCCCCGGGATGAAGACGCCCTGGAGAGCATCTCCCAGGCCATGTACAAGGCTGGCGCAGGCGTTCTGGGCCCCTTCACCCATCGCGCCTTTATCTCTGAAGGTCGCGCCACCTACAAGAATCTTGACGACCACCGCGCCAAGATGAACGAAGAGTGCAGCGAATTCCGCCTGGAAGCCACCGTCCACGTCAATGACGTGGAGAATGTCACCAACGCCATTTACATGACCCATCCCTACCATACTCCACCCATCGACCTGATCCCCCTGAAGACCGGACGCGCCTCAGTGGGTCTGGGCCGTATCGGCAGCTTTGAACAGCCGAAAACTCTGCCAGAGCTCGTTGAACAGCTAAAAAAGACCCTGGGCCTCACCCACGTGAGTGTAGCCAATGGTGGAGCGGAGCAGATCAGCCAGGTGGCTGTTGTCACCGGTTCAGGCGGATCACTGGTCAAACAGGCCAGCAAGGCAGGGGCTGATGTCTATATCACCGGAGACCTCAAATACCATGACGCCATATGGGCCATTGAAAATGGCCTGACAGTCATCGACTGCGGGCACTTCGGAACTGAGCGCATTTTCAGTGATCTGATGGAAAAAATTATCTGCGACGCCTTTCCCACGGTCACAGTGGTGAAAAGCAGCTGTGAAGCCAACCCACTGCAGGTGTGGTGA
- a CDS encoding HD-GYP domain-containing protein gives MDFKKTIKVDSMSLGYTTAEEVRDGAGNLVVEEGIRLYSPAVKRLKDAGIREIVVYKGKRRNPQSQERLKDWEPGQTEQTPYRHEMGIIRASYDFLATLLHNNSQQISRGQAASLSPDQISGHLQELMESYLRNYRTLLSLSGMVNKQFPPQVQHALRRTLISLVLAAHVNKARREPTIHMATAALLADIGMLRIPQDLLSKPGKLSDDERRLLETHPVIGARLLQEKGFPQEVLLYVLQHHERFDGTGYPRQLGSDKISLGGALVGLCDAYCAMTSSRSYRSAENPTLVLVKLLQGKGVVHHPELVDKLVRYIGVFPIGSIVKLSTGEVGVVNQHSPEAPTAPRVAVALDGSGKKVPRPFLRDLKLETDIKVARAIDPENVNLDVAPLLYLSSKA, from the coding sequence ATGGATTTTAAAAAAACCATAAAAGTTGACAGCATGAGCTTGGGATATACCACTGCTGAGGAGGTTCGGGATGGTGCCGGCAACCTGGTTGTGGAAGAGGGAATCCGCCTCTATTCGCCTGCGGTCAAGCGGTTGAAGGACGCGGGTATTCGCGAAATCGTCGTATACAAAGGCAAGCGTCGCAATCCGCAGTCCCAGGAGCGCCTGAAGGACTGGGAGCCGGGGCAGACCGAACAAACTCCCTATCGCCATGAGATGGGGATTATTCGCGCTTCCTATGATTTTCTGGCGACCCTGCTGCACAATAACTCACAGCAGATCAGCCGGGGCCAGGCAGCCAGCCTCTCCCCGGACCAGATATCCGGCCACCTGCAGGAGCTCATGGAGAGTTACCTGCGCAACTACCGTACCCTGCTGAGCCTCAGCGGAATGGTCAACAAGCAGTTTCCTCCCCAGGTGCAGCATGCCCTGCGGCGTACCCTGATTAGCCTGGTGCTGGCAGCCCATGTGAACAAGGCGCGCCGCGAGCCCACCATTCATATGGCTACGGCAGCTTTGCTGGCGGATATCGGCATGCTGCGCATTCCTCAGGATCTTCTCAGTAAACCCGGCAAACTCAGCGATGATGAACGCCGGCTGCTGGAGACTCATCCCGTCATTGGAGCCAGACTGCTGCAGGAGAAGGGTTTTCCCCAGGAAGTCCTCCTCTATGTGCTGCAGCACCATGAACGATTTGACGGCACCGGATATCCCCGCCAGCTGGGCAGTGACAAGATATCCCTGGGAGGAGCCCTGGTTGGACTGTGCGATGCCTACTGCGCCATGACCTCAAGTCGCAGTTACCGCAGCGCCGAGAATCCGACCCTGGTTCTGGTGAAACTGCTTCAGGGCAAGGGAGTTGTCCACCATCCGGAACTGGTGGACAAGCTGGTACGCTATATCGGTGTCTTTCCCATCGGCAGCATTGTGAAACTTTCCACGGGTGAAGTGGGTGTGGTGAACCAGCACTCTCCCGAAGCTCCCACGGCTCCGCGGGTGGCCGTTGCCCTGGATGGCAGCGGGAAAAAGGTTCCTCGCCCCTTTTTACGCGATCTGAAGCTGGAAACGGATATCAAGGTGGCCCGCGCCATTGACCCCGAAAACGTCAACCTTGACGTAGCCCCGCTGCTCTATCTGTCCTCAAAGGCATAG